One stretch of Phaeobacter inhibens DSM 16374 DNA includes these proteins:
- a CDS encoding NAD-dependent epimerase/dehydratase family protein → MTGATSSQNLRQASFGGTEHTARHICVAGVSGLAGAHIARAALALGWRVTGTLRDATDTSKTVPLMALPGARDRLRLISADTAQPESFADALKGSDALVIACLPSIRSAPDGTPANDLDPRAGMAHCINPTKTACRNLITAADRNGIGDIVLLSSTASTDPNPPPAIKNELRHHSDLEHQIEQKKFIAAQKTAMEIAATRLAQDRDLRLVILLSGMILGPGILPCHHQGHVLSRLRDMAVNARPWHRNTPNGSMSLIHPADLARQCLAALQKPEAEGRYFAVTKSWQWSDIYQEISNFAPENALPAVVPKGTTAVATTEFDFTRRDSLAPPRHGLPEMVSGFYHWLDDCNDAKLDHPEIGAEPAGAVSR, encoded by the coding sequence ATGACCGGTGCCACCTCGTCGCAAAACCTGAGACAGGCCTCCTTTGGCGGCACTGAACACACGGCTCGGCATATCTGCGTGGCGGGTGTTTCCGGGCTTGCGGGCGCACATATCGCCCGCGCCGCCCTCGCGTTGGGATGGCGTGTCACCGGCACATTGCGGGACGCGACAGATACCTCGAAAACTGTTCCGCTCATGGCCTTGCCCGGTGCCCGCGACAGGCTCCGTCTAATATCCGCAGACACGGCCCAACCCGAAAGTTTCGCCGATGCGTTGAAGGGTAGCGATGCATTGGTCATCGCCTGCCTGCCGTCTATTCGCAGCGCCCCGGACGGGACCCCCGCAAACGATCTGGATCCGCGCGCCGGGATGGCGCATTGCATAAACCCTACAAAAACAGCCTGCCGCAACCTGATCACAGCGGCGGATCGCAACGGAATTGGCGATATCGTGCTTCTGTCGAGCACCGCTTCCACAGATCCGAACCCGCCCCCAGCGATCAAGAATGAACTGCGGCACCATTCTGACCTTGAACACCAGATTGAGCAGAAGAAGTTCATAGCGGCGCAGAAAACCGCGATGGAAATTGCCGCGACACGTCTGGCACAGGACCGTGACTTGCGTCTGGTTATTCTGCTCTCGGGCATGATCCTTGGCCCTGGGATACTGCCCTGCCATCATCAGGGTCATGTGCTGAGCCGTCTTCGCGATATGGCAGTCAATGCACGTCCGTGGCATCGCAACACGCCAAATGGGTCAATGTCGCTGATCCATCCGGCAGATTTGGCCAGGCAATGTCTGGCCGCTCTGCAAAAACCCGAAGCGGAAGGCCGCTACTTTGCCGTCACAAAAAGTTGGCAATGGTCTGATATATATCAAGAGATATCAAATTTCGCACCCGAAAACGCCTTGCCCGCAGTTGTCCCCAAGGGGACAACTGCCGTAGCCACCACTGAGTTTGATTTCACCAGACGAGACAGCCTTGCACCGCCCCGTCACGGGTTGCCCGAGATGGTTTCCGGCTTTTATCACTGGCTGGATGATTGCAACGACGCAAAGCTGGACCATCCGGAAATTGGTGCTGAACCGGCAGGCGCCGTGTCCAGATAG
- a CDS encoding lytic murein transglycosylase: protein MLFRLLSLLMILLALPYGPAWAVDRAKVERQFQQWLAQEVWPEARAAGVRRPTFDAAFSKVRLNWDLPDLVPPGSKATLPRRQRQAEFGAPGRYFNRGSVDGATSMGRRMAKRHASALQQTERRTGVPGRIILAIWGRESGYGQVKIPHNVFEVLGTKGFMSRRADYFRQELIAALQIAEAGHAPEQAMRSSWAGALGQPQFMPSSFLKFAEDGDGDGRADIWRSEADTIASIGGYLARHGWDKTRDWGFEVSVPASVSCALEGPDQGQSIREWEALGIHRGSGRAFPAHERDGVAYLMMPAGRNGPAFLVTPNFYVLKEYNKSDLYALFVGHVGDRIQFGVQDFRGAWGRVDSMLRSDVAAMQRGLERRDYDVGGADGLAGFKTRRSIGRWQEATGQQATCFPSAAMKADLSR, encoded by the coding sequence ATGTTGTTTCGTTTGCTATCACTTCTGATGATCCTATTGGCGTTGCCATATGGGCCTGCGTGGGCTGTGGATCGCGCAAAGGTCGAGAGGCAGTTTCAGCAGTGGTTGGCGCAGGAGGTTTGGCCCGAGGCGCGGGCGGCCGGGGTACGGCGCCCGACATTTGATGCGGCCTTCTCCAAAGTGAGATTGAACTGGGACTTGCCGGATCTGGTGCCGCCCGGCAGCAAAGCGACCTTGCCCCGCCGCCAGCGTCAGGCGGAATTTGGCGCGCCGGGACGATATTTCAACCGCGGTTCCGTTGATGGCGCAACCTCGATGGGGCGCCGGATGGCTAAGCGGCACGCGTCCGCCTTGCAACAAACCGAACGCAGGACCGGCGTGCCGGGACGGATCATTCTGGCGATCTGGGGCCGCGAGAGCGGGTATGGTCAGGTAAAGATCCCTCACAACGTCTTTGAAGTTCTGGGCACGAAGGGGTTTATGAGTCGCCGCGCTGACTATTTCCGCCAAGAATTGATTGCCGCGCTGCAGATCGCTGAGGCAGGTCATGCGCCGGAACAGGCTATGCGGAGCAGTTGGGCGGGCGCGCTGGGACAGCCGCAGTTCATGCCGTCCAGTTTCCTCAAGTTTGCCGAAGACGGCGATGGGGATGGGCGCGCCGATATTTGGCGCTCAGAAGCGGATACGATCGCCTCAATCGGGGGATATTTGGCGCGACACGGCTGGGACAAGACTCGCGATTGGGGCTTTGAGGTTTCAGTGCCCGCCTCGGTATCCTGTGCTCTGGAAGGACCTGATCAAGGGCAGAGCATTCGCGAGTGGGAGGCGCTAGGCATTCACCGCGGTTCTGGCCGCGCCTTTCCCGCGCATGAACGTGATGGCGTGGCCTATCTGATGATGCCGGCAGGGCGCAACGGGCCGGCATTTCTTGTGACACCGAATTTCTATGTGCTGAAAGAGTACAACAAGAGCGATCTCTATGCGCTGTTTGTCGGGCATGTCGGGGATCGTATTCAGTTTGGTGTGCAGGATTTTCGAGGCGCTTGGGGCCGGGTGGACAGTATGCTGCGTTCCGACGTGGCGGCCATGCAGCGTGGACTGGAACGGCGCGACTACGATGTTGGCGGCGCAGATGGGCTTGCGGGGTTCAAGACCCGCCGCTCGATCGGCCGTTGGCAGGAGGCGACCGGACAACAGGCAACCTGCTTCCCAAGTGCCGCAATGAAGGCCGACCTGTCCAGATAA
- a CDS encoding Lrp/AsnC family transcriptional regulator: MGEKLDKADVTLLTLLQRNTRLGLEAMAAQAGLSAASVQRRLKSLRQRKVITDEIALVDPAKVGMPMTFVVMVELERERLDQIDAFTRRAGSEPMVQQCYYLTGEADFCLICTASDMEAFEELTKRLFFEDSNVRRFRTSVVMGRKKVSLEIPVSAG, from the coding sequence ATGGGTGAAAAACTCGATAAGGCGGATGTGACGCTTCTAACGCTTCTGCAACGCAATACGCGGCTTGGGCTTGAGGCTATGGCGGCTCAGGCGGGGTTGTCGGCTGCCTCCGTACAGCGGCGCCTGAAATCGCTGCGCCAACGCAAGGTAATCACGGATGAAATTGCATTGGTTGACCCGGCCAAGGTCGGTATGCCAATGACATTTGTGGTGATGGTGGAACTGGAACGGGAGCGGTTGGATCAGATCGACGCCTTCACCCGCCGGGCAGGGTCCGAACCGATGGTTCAGCAGTGCTACTATCTGACAGGTGAGGCGGATTTCTGTCTGATCTGCACCGCGTCGGATATGGAGGCCTTTGAAGAGTTGACCAAGCGGTTGTTTTTCGAGGACTCAAATGTGCGTCGCTTCCGGACCTCTGTGGTGATGGGGCGCAAGAAAGTCAGCCTTGAAATTCCGGTCTCCGCGGGATGA
- a CDS encoding pyridoxal-phosphate dependent enzyme, translated as MNKINVTLDPAKPQQMLHACPAYRPSPLALHEVAGQQVWIKDETNRMGLGAFKAMGGVYAVAELLMRATGLTENDLTSDTGRAAASNVTFVCASAGNHGMAVAAGARLFGAACRIHLADTVPEDFVQRLRAKGSEVVRSGATYEESIAAAIKDAEESGAVHLADGSWPGYTEPPRLVMEGYTVIAQEMRDSFASSGQWPTHVYLQAGVGGLAGAMAYMIRANWTVQPEIIVVEPDAAPCLQQSARAGEMVTVEGPVSNMGRLDCKTPSMLAYEILSKAADRYVTISDSAALRGAEISATLGIASTPSGAAGLTALVQDLEAGTSPDMRPLVILSEGGVDDV; from the coding sequence ATGAACAAGATCAATGTCACGCTCGACCCCGCCAAGCCCCAACAGATGCTACACGCCTGCCCTGCGTATCGTCCCTCCCCGTTGGCCTTGCATGAGGTGGCCGGCCAGCAGGTCTGGATCAAGGATGAGACCAATCGGATGGGCCTTGGGGCATTCAAGGCGATGGGCGGTGTCTATGCTGTCGCCGAGTTGTTGATGCGCGCAACCGGATTGACAGAGAATGACCTGACCAGTGACACCGGGCGGGCTGCAGCATCGAATGTGACCTTTGTCTGTGCGAGTGCTGGGAACCATGGCATGGCCGTTGCCGCCGGGGCACGGCTTTTTGGAGCGGCTTGCCGCATCCATCTCGCCGATACCGTACCTGAGGATTTTGTCCAGCGGCTGCGTGCCAAGGGCTCCGAAGTCGTCCGCTCCGGTGCGACCTATGAGGAGAGCATCGCCGCCGCCATCAAGGATGCAGAGGAAAGCGGCGCAGTTCACCTGGCCGATGGGTCCTGGCCCGGCTACACAGAGCCACCCCGTCTGGTGATGGAAGGTTACACGGTGATCGCACAGGAAATGCGCGACAGTTTCGCAAGCTCGGGCCAATGGCCGACCCATGTCTACCTGCAGGCCGGTGTCGGCGGTCTGGCTGGAGCGATGGCCTATATGATCCGTGCCAATTGGACTGTTCAGCCCGAAATCATCGTGGTTGAACCCGACGCGGCTCCTTGCCTTCAGCAGAGCGCACGCGCAGGTGAAATGGTGACGGTAGAAGGCCCGGTCTCCAATATGGGGCGTCTGGATTGCAAGACACCCTCGATGCTTGCCTACGAAATATTGTCCAAGGCAGCCGACCGATATGTGACGATCTCTGACTCAGCGGCGCTCAGAGGGGCTGAGATCTCCGCCACGCTTGGGATCGCAAGTACCCCATCCGGCGCTGCCGGGCTGACGGCTTTGGTTCAGGATCTGGAAGCAGGCACATCTCCTGACATGCGGCCACTGGTGATCCTTTCAGAAGGGGGCGTTGACGATGTCTGA
- a CDS encoding amidohydrolase, translating into MSELDLVAFRRDLHAHPETGFDLTRTSDAIATELEQAGLTVTRGIGGTGLVATLTRGESTAGVALRADMDALPIEEATNLSYRSRHPGQFHGCGHDGHSTMLLGAALRLAHDPDFNQTVHFLFQPDEENGTGAAAMIADGLFDRFDITRIYGLHNMPGMPLGHFATETGAFCAFEDNFEIRITGRGGHASMPEKAIDPIVTGAAIVSQLQTITARSVSARDHCVVSVTNFETDGARNILASNVLISGDCRGFDAHVSHTIEQRIRDIASGICAAQGANCEVTYSTSFQPLVNDADATALAVAAAGSAGSIDAQYGRVGFSEDFAAFLQHRPGAFMLMGNGTEGAHAMQLHNPGYDFNDDAIDHGIAYWCALARSG; encoded by the coding sequence ATGTCTGAGTTGGATCTCGTCGCCTTTCGGCGTGATTTACATGCACATCCGGAAACAGGTTTTGACCTCACACGTACCTCAGATGCCATTGCCACAGAACTGGAGCAGGCCGGGCTGACGGTGACCCGCGGAATTGGTGGCACTGGTCTCGTGGCTACATTGACACGGGGTGAGTCCACCGCTGGGGTTGCGTTGCGCGCCGATATGGACGCGCTGCCGATTGAGGAAGCCACCAACCTCTCCTATCGCTCACGCCATCCCGGCCAGTTTCATGGCTGCGGTCACGACGGACACAGCACCATGCTACTGGGCGCTGCACTGCGTCTGGCGCATGATCCTGACTTCAACCAGACCGTCCATTTTCTCTTTCAACCGGACGAGGAAAACGGCACTGGCGCTGCGGCGATGATTGCCGATGGGCTGTTTGATCGCTTTGATATCACCCGGATCTATGGTCTTCACAACATGCCGGGGATGCCGCTTGGCCATTTCGCGACTGAAACCGGTGCGTTCTGTGCCTTTGAGGATAATTTCGAGATCCGCATCACCGGACGAGGCGGCCATGCCTCCATGCCAGAGAAAGCGATTGATCCAATCGTGACAGGCGCTGCGATCGTCAGTCAACTGCAGACGATCACAGCGCGCTCCGTGTCAGCACGGGATCATTGCGTTGTTTCAGTCACGAATTTCGAAACCGACGGCGCGCGTAATATTCTGGCCAGCAACGTATTGATTTCCGGAGACTGTCGGGGATTTGACGCCCATGTCTCCCACACGATCGAACAGCGCATACGCGACATCGCCAGTGGCATCTGCGCCGCACAAGGTGCCAACTGCGAGGTCACCTATTCAACATCGTTCCAGCCATTGGTGAATGACGCAGACGCAACCGCATTGGCCGTTGCTGCAGCAGGGTCCGCTGGCAGCATTGATGCGCAGTACGGGCGTGTGGGATTCTCAGAGGATTTTGCAGCCTTCCTCCAGCACCGCCCGGGCGCATTTATGTTGATGGGCAATGGCACAGAAGGCGCGCATGCCATGCAACTGCATAATCCGGGTTATGATTTTAATGACGACGCCATCGACCACGGCATCGCTTACTGGTGCGCCTTGGCTCGATCAGGCTGA
- a CDS encoding sensor histidine kinase: MSTALITLKIDTEQDVLRLRFIAMAITKALQFGTFSQTRAVTALLEAARNAQQHASVGRVRLSLQEHGNKVAMRAIITDQGPGIDGLDDILRGRRGGVAPGPGLGLGLRGLSRLSDHHAIRSGPEGTEIELLFLSPVKSDGMIAAAQAATDAISKIRDADPVAELAEQNRVLLEALTERDLLMKEVHHRTGNNLALIGALIRMSRRGAEAPETVSVLSDLEARVQSVIRVHEQLQRSARVDHLQALPFLQEVAANAEGAFSSEILKVAVSVRGDDIEIPSSMAIDLGLLTGELLTNAYKHAFVGREQGNILVELTEQDDALQLVIADDGHGLAEGDARPERSGSLGWRMIRSMVGKYAGTTEVDGSNGMRVQFTLPFAREHTDKSA; this comes from the coding sequence GTGTCGACCGCCCTGATCACTTTGAAAATTGATACAGAACAAGATGTTCTGAGGTTACGCTTTATCGCGATGGCGATTACCAAGGCCTTGCAGTTCGGGACGTTTTCCCAGACGCGGGCGGTGACGGCATTGCTTGAGGCGGCTCGAAATGCCCAGCAGCATGCCAGTGTCGGGCGGGTCCGGTTGAGCCTGCAGGAGCATGGCAACAAGGTGGCCATGCGGGCCATCATCACAGATCAGGGGCCTGGGATTGATGGGCTCGACGATATTTTGCGGGGCCGTAGGGGCGGAGTCGCGCCTGGTCCGGGGTTGGGGCTGGGGTTGCGCGGGCTGTCCCGTCTTTCGGATCATCATGCGATACGCAGCGGACCGGAGGGCACAGAGATCGAACTTCTGTTCCTGAGTCCGGTCAAAAGCGATGGAATGATCGCCGCCGCTCAGGCCGCGACTGACGCTATCAGCAAGATCCGGGATGCTGACCCCGTTGCGGAACTTGCTGAACAGAATCGGGTGCTGCTCGAAGCGTTGACGGAACGGGATCTTCTGATGAAGGAGGTCCATCATAGGACCGGCAACAATCTGGCTCTGATCGGCGCGCTGATCCGGATGAGCCGAAGAGGAGCTGAGGCACCGGAAACCGTTTCTGTGCTGTCGGATCTGGAGGCGCGGGTTCAATCGGTGATCCGTGTGCACGAACAATTGCAGCGTTCTGCGCGGGTTGATCATCTGCAGGCGCTGCCCTTCCTGCAGGAGGTCGCCGCCAATGCCGAGGGGGCGTTCAGCTCCGAGATCCTCAAAGTGGCGGTATCGGTGCGCGGCGATGACATTGAGATCCCAAGCTCAATGGCGATTGATCTGGGCCTTCTGACAGGTGAGCTGCTGACGAACGCTTACAAGCACGCCTTTGTCGGGCGTGAGCAGGGGAATATTCTGGTTGAGTTGACCGAACAGGATGACGCATTGCAACTTGTGATCGCGGATGACGGGCACGGCCTGGCCGAGGGCGATGCCCGACCTGAACGTTCCGGTTCTCTCGGCTGGCGCATGATCCGCAGTATGGTCGGAAAATATGCAGGCACAACCGAGGTGGATGGCTCCAATGGCATGCGGGTGCAATTTACCCTGCCGTTCGCCCGCGAACATACCGACAAGTCAGCCTGA
- a CDS encoding ATP-binding protein, producing the protein MTHWLPISDPSDVSVCRRNARQLAQVAGFSQARTEEIAIVVSEAATNVLRYAKRGRCLLQRMPGIGGPRLAVIVVDQGPGIDALDKMMRDGSSSEGSAGLGLGAMQRLSDQFDIYSNRDEGTVVACEFQLRPYRPTAMEVAGLLVTHPGETRCGDAWDMICVTPNATPDGRLDLILCDGLGHGHRAADAAERVLHAFGHKPGRTPAAALADISVDIADTRGAVAACVAVAADGRRMSYASVGNIATIRARLGETKRFATRDGHLGGPALSPYSDEVDLQPGDTVILHSDGLLTLRDLHEKPALLMRSALLIAGKLMAENFRGRDDASLAVIKIAKEM; encoded by the coding sequence ATGACCCATTGGTTGCCCATTTCAGACCCCAGCGACGTTTCGGTCTGTCGCCGCAACGCGCGCCAGCTGGCGCAGGTCGCGGGGTTTTCACAGGCCCGGACCGAAGAAATCGCCATCGTTGTCAGCGAGGCGGCGACCAATGTTCTGCGATATGCCAAACGGGGGCGTTGTCTGTTACAGCGAATGCCGGGCATCGGTGGCCCGCGTTTGGCGGTGATCGTCGTGGATCAGGGACCCGGGATCGATGCGCTCGACAAAATGATGCGGGACGGGAGCAGCAGCGAAGGCTCGGCAGGGCTGGGTTTGGGTGCGATGCAACGGTTGTCGGATCAGTTTGATATCTATTCAAACCGTGATGAGGGCACAGTTGTTGCGTGTGAATTCCAACTGCGCCCATACCGGCCGACCGCAATGGAGGTCGCGGGTCTTTTGGTGACCCACCCCGGAGAAACCCGCTGTGGCGACGCTTGGGATATGATATGTGTGACACCCAATGCGACCCCTGATGGCAGACTGGATCTGATCCTCTGCGATGGGCTTGGCCATGGTCACCGGGCGGCGGATGCTGCTGAACGGGTTCTGCACGCCTTTGGGCACAAGCCGGGTCGTACCCCTGCTGCGGCCTTGGCAGATATTTCTGTCGATATTGCGGATACACGTGGTGCTGTCGCGGCCTGTGTGGCTGTGGCTGCGGATGGGCGACGCATGTCCTATGCCTCCGTTGGCAATATTGCGACGATCCGCGCCCGGCTGGGCGAGACGAAGAGATTTGCGACCCGCGATGGCCATCTCGGAGGACCCGCACTTTCTCCGTATTCGGATGAGGTCGATCTGCAACCCGGTGATACCGTTATTCTGCACAGCGATGGTCTGCTGACGTTACGGGACCTCCACGAGAAACCCGCTCTGCTGATGCGTTCGGCGCTGTTGATTGCGGGAAAACTCATGGCCGAGAATTTCAGGGGTCGCGACGACGCCAGTCTAGCTGTCATTAAAATCGCGAAAGAGATGTAG
- a CDS encoding ATP-binding protein, whose protein sequence is MIPTDGVLIGIYALIGDRDVIQVRRIAGREMAQRGTRTVQKTRFVTAVSEIARNVVMHGGGGEARIYMHSEPSAISVVCVDNGPGIADLDAAFSDGFSTAGSMGRGLGGAKRLSDALEVETEEGKGTRVTMMARI, encoded by the coding sequence ATGATACCCACGGATGGTGTTCTGATCGGTATTTATGCACTGATCGGAGATCGCGATGTTATTCAGGTGCGCAGGATCGCTGGCCGTGAAATGGCTCAGCGCGGTACGCGCACCGTTCAAAAAACCCGCTTTGTCACTGCGGTCAGTGAAATTGCAAGAAATGTGGTGATGCATGGTGGCGGAGGCGAAGCGCGTATCTATATGCACAGTGAACCGTCCGCAATCAGCGTGGTCTGTGTCGACAATGGGCCCGGGATTGCGGATCTGGACGCTGCGTTCAGCGATGGTTTCAGCACTGCAGGGAGCATGGGGCGCGGCCTGGGCGGCGCGAAACGCCTGAGCGATGCGCTGGAGGTCGAAACCGAAGAAGGCAAAGGAACACGCGTGACGATGATGGCCCGGATATGA
- a CDS encoding STAS domain-containing protein: MSSASAIYFVEGVLLVAIQEDISDTDILDLQEALSERVVDEAARAVVMDISALEIVDTFVGRILAQLASVSKLLDAQTYVVGMRPAVAMTLVELGMDLPESKTALSLTHALRDLRGERRG, encoded by the coding sequence ATGTCCAGCGCGTCGGCCATTTACTTTGTCGAAGGCGTTCTGTTGGTGGCGATCCAGGAAGACATTTCTGACACTGATATTCTGGATTTGCAGGAGGCCCTCTCCGAGCGTGTGGTGGATGAAGCGGCCCGGGCGGTGGTCATGGATATCAGCGCATTGGAGATTGTCGATACCTTCGTTGGTCGCATCCTGGCGCAGTTGGCCAGCGTATCAAAACTGCTGGATGCCCAGACCTACGTGGTTGGCATGCGCCCGGCAGTGGCAATGACACTGGTGGAATTGGGCATGGACCTGCCCGAGAGTAAAACGGCTCTCAGCCTGACACATGCGTTGCGCGATCTGCGCGGTGAACGTCGGGGATGA
- a CDS encoding STAS domain-containing protein has protein sequence MSETATETVLTILQNDFEEIVASWISTQSDEGVQRIDLFSHKEGREQTSGLLRALISGIEKGATGDRFDLSSDAWVDLRSVLVDVTKERSSRGVSPSDMASFVLALKAPVFYRLKDKLAKYPTNLVEEIWFFSRVIDAFAVYCAEVFIAERDRIIEQQRDQMQELSTPVVELWDKVLTLPLIGTMDSARAQEVMENLLETILRRQAEVVIVDLTGVQTVDTQVAQHMLRMAAAVRLMGAQCIISGISPTIAQTMVQLGVDVGEVTTRSTIRSGLADALNRVGYEITKKKDH, from the coding sequence ATGTCAGAAACCGCCACTGAAACTGTGCTCACGATTTTGCAGAATGATTTCGAAGAGATTGTTGCGTCCTGGATTTCGACCCAAAGCGACGAAGGTGTGCAACGGATTGATCTTTTCAGTCACAAAGAGGGGCGGGAGCAGACCAGTGGCTTGTTGCGCGCGCTTATTTCTGGGATCGAAAAGGGTGCGACAGGCGATCGTTTTGATTTGTCCAGTGACGCTTGGGTGGATTTGCGCAGCGTGTTGGTTGACGTCACCAAGGAACGCAGTTCACGCGGTGTGAGCCCCAGCGATATGGCTTCCTTCGTGTTGGCGCTGAAGGCGCCAGTGTTCTATCGCCTCAAAGACAAACTGGCAAAATACCCGACCAACCTGGTGGAGGAAATCTGGTTCTTCAGCCGGGTGATCGACGCATTTGCAGTCTATTGTGCAGAGGTTTTTATTGCCGAACGGGACCGCATTATCGAACAGCAGCGTGACCAGATGCAGGAACTGTCCACACCGGTGGTTGAGCTATGGGACAAAGTACTGACCCTGCCTCTGATCGGTACGATGGATTCAGCACGCGCGCAGGAGGTGATGGAAAACCTGCTGGAAACCATTCTGCGCCGTCAGGCAGAGGTGGTTATCGTCGACCTGACTGGCGTGCAGACTGTAGACACCCAGGTGGCCCAGCATATGTTGCGGATGGCTGCGGCTGTGCGCCTGATGGGCGCGCAGTGTATTATCAGCGGTATCAGCCCGACCATCGCGCAGACGATGGTGCAATTGGGTGTGGATGTCGGCGAGGTAACAACCCGGTCTACCATCCGCAGTGGTCTGGCAGATGCGTTGAACCGCGTCGGTTATGAAATCACCAAGAAGAAGGATCACTGA
- a CDS encoding MgtC/SapB family protein, producing MSASQTAAMIAYDSFLLRCCLAVALGLLIGLDREIKKKPLGARAYMLICLGCCALTMLTLNLAATAQEGTAAVDPSRTIQGIVGGIGFLGAGAIMSTTETGKLRGVGSGAAIWVVGVVGIAVGFGFIAEAASVALLAFLILTIVDWAQQHRPDLDNGRDTSDGED from the coding sequence ATGTCCGCATCCCAGACAGCCGCCATGATCGCCTATGACAGTTTTCTTCTGCGCTGCTGTCTCGCTGTTGCTTTGGGCCTGTTGATCGGTCTCGACCGCGAAATCAAAAAAAAGCCACTGGGCGCGCGCGCCTATATGCTGATCTGTCTTGGCTGTTGTGCGCTGACGATGCTCACTCTTAATCTTGCGGCTACTGCGCAGGAGGGAACCGCTGCCGTTGATCCATCCCGGACGATACAAGGTATCGTGGGCGGCATCGGATTTCTGGGTGCCGGGGCGATCATGTCGACTACCGAAACCGGCAAACTGCGTGGGGTTGGCAGCGGTGCAGCCATCTGGGTTGTGGGTGTGGTTGGCATTGCCGTCGGATTCGGTTTCATTGCCGAGGCCGCCTCGGTGGCCTTGCTGGCATTTCTGATCCTCACCATCGTTGATTGGGCACAACAACATAGACCGGATCTCGACAACGGCCGGGATACGTCCGACGGCGAGGATTAG
- a CDS encoding ATP-dependent Clp protease proteolytic subunit gives MPDRLTFATPQWQGETVLTLTGRIAEGDAMRFSDYLETLETLPSRAYLNSPGGSVSDALTIGRALRARDMNTVMSASDICLSACPYILAAGVSRIADADAMIGVHQHYFGQNTVLPAFVAVEQIQRGQGEVMSYLQEMGVDPLMMQPALMTPSDEIYLLTPAERSTYRLTTTDGDPE, from the coding sequence ATGCCCGACAGGCTGACCTTCGCCACACCTCAGTGGCAGGGCGAAACCGTGTTGACCTTGACGGGCCGGATCGCCGAGGGCGACGCGATGCGCTTTAGCGACTATCTGGAGACGCTGGAAACCCTGCCGTCACGAGCCTACCTCAACAGCCCGGGCGGCTCCGTCTCTGACGCTTTGACCATTGGTCGCGCCCTGCGCGCACGAGATATGAACACTGTGATGAGTGCCAGTGACATCTGCCTGTCCGCGTGCCCCTATATTTTGGCCGCCGGGGTCAGCAGAATTGCAGATGCAGACGCCATGATCGGCGTACATCAGCATTATTTCGGTCAGAATACCGTGCTGCCCGCCTTTGTCGCCGTAGAGCAGATCCAGCGCGGTCAGGGTGAGGTCATGAGCTATCTTCAGGAAATGGGCGTGGATCCGCTGATGATGCAACCCGCGCTGATGACCCCATCCGATGAAATCTACCTCCTGACGCCCGCCGAGCGGAGCACCTATCGCCTCACCACCACGGACGGTGATCCAGAGTAG